From a single Rhodococcus qingshengii JCM 15477 genomic region:
- the ssb gene encoding single-stranded DNA-binding protein yields the protein MYETHATVVGTVITNPVKRQTTNGEEVLSFRMASNTRRKDAVTGEWTDGATLYLTVSCWRRLVTGVGASIMKGDPVMVAGELRTNEYTTKEGVPRSDLELRATAVGADLARCISKIERQSKPTSAENVEDAIDTVAA from the coding sequence ATGTACGAAACGCATGCAACGGTTGTCGGAACCGTCATCACCAATCCGGTGAAGCGGCAGACCACCAATGGCGAAGAGGTGCTGAGCTTTCGGATGGCGAGCAACACGCGTCGCAAAGACGCGGTGACCGGAGAGTGGACGGACGGAGCGACCCTCTATCTCACGGTCAGCTGCTGGCGGCGGTTGGTCACCGGCGTCGGCGCATCCATCATGAAGGGTGATCCGGTCATGGTGGCGGGGGAGTTGCGCACCAACGAGTACACGACCAAAGAGGGTGTGCCTCGTTCCGATCTCGAGCTACGGGCGACTGCGGTAGGCGCGGACCTTGCTCGTTGCATCTCGAAGATCGAGCGTCAGAGCAAGCCGACGTCGGCGGAGAATGTCGAGGACGCAATCGACACCGTCGCTGCGTGA
- a CDS encoding cytochrome c oxidase assembly protein has protein sequence MATPDLAPTDSPPESTPHSGAPASSTAIFVVSGLIAGLTAAIVVGFSASQALTLLGIPDPGPITTYGLPAMRALGEIAAVIAIGSLLLAAFFVPPQKSGVLDVDGYRAVRTASHAAIVWAICSFMMVPLTLSDTSGQPFAEAIKPANLWSGLDQVEIAGAWRWTAIIAVVLAILARLTLRWWWTPLLLLVGLLGLMPLALTGHSSSGGSHDIATNSLILHLVAASLWAGGLFALLAHARRGGDYTDVAARRFSTVASICFVVMGFSGVINAIVRLPLDDVFTTTYGRLIVAKTVALIILGFFGWAQRSRALPALAENPKSRSALIRFAGAEGIVMAATIGLAIGLGRTPPPPPLSIPSIPEVELGYNLPDPPSFMAFVTDWRFDLMFGTAAVAAAILYGIGLRKLAKRGDSWPVGRTIAWMSGCAVLLIATSSGVGKYAPAVFSVHMGAHMALSMLGPVLLVLGAPITLALRALDPAGKDGVPGIREWILTALHSPFSRFITHPIVAAVLFVGGFYALYLGGIYGATVDSHSAHLLMNLHFILSGYLFYWVAIGIDPSPRQLQPVTKLAMVFGSLPFHAFFGVALMSTTAVMGGAYFRSLGLGWNNDLIGDQQLGGSIAWATGEIPLMVVMLALLVQWSRSDGRTARRTDRAAERDHDADLAAHNAMFAELARRDREGWKPREAADAETASEDSADETPSEKKSDESSTST, from the coding sequence ATGGCTACACCCGACCTCGCGCCGACAGATTCCCCACCGGAGTCCACTCCGCACAGCGGTGCACCCGCTTCTTCGACCGCGATATTCGTGGTCAGTGGACTCATCGCAGGGCTCACCGCAGCCATCGTGGTGGGATTCTCCGCGTCGCAGGCACTGACTCTTCTGGGCATCCCGGATCCAGGCCCGATCACCACATACGGCCTGCCCGCGATGCGCGCACTGGGGGAGATCGCCGCAGTCATCGCGATCGGGTCACTGCTTCTGGCCGCGTTCTTCGTGCCGCCGCAGAAGTCGGGTGTCCTCGACGTCGACGGCTATCGGGCAGTCCGAACTGCATCGCACGCCGCGATCGTGTGGGCGATCTGTTCGTTCATGATGGTGCCTCTGACGCTCTCTGACACGTCGGGTCAGCCGTTTGCCGAAGCGATCAAACCGGCGAACCTGTGGTCGGGACTCGATCAGGTCGAGATCGCCGGCGCTTGGCGTTGGACTGCGATCATCGCGGTTGTTCTGGCGATCTTGGCCCGACTGACACTGCGCTGGTGGTGGACCCCGCTACTGCTGCTGGTCGGTCTTCTCGGACTGATGCCGCTCGCTCTCACCGGTCACTCGTCTTCGGGCGGGTCGCATGACATCGCCACCAACAGCCTGATCCTGCACCTCGTGGCGGCTTCGCTCTGGGCCGGCGGCTTGTTCGCGCTACTGGCACACGCGCGGCGCGGCGGCGATTACACCGACGTAGCAGCCCGACGCTTTTCGACGGTCGCATCCATCTGCTTCGTCGTCATGGGATTCAGCGGCGTCATCAACGCGATTGTCCGTCTGCCTCTCGACGACGTATTCACCACGACGTATGGACGATTGATCGTCGCGAAAACAGTTGCACTGATCATCCTCGGGTTCTTCGGTTGGGCTCAGCGGAGTCGGGCGCTACCGGCGCTGGCGGAGAATCCGAAGAGTCGCTCTGCCCTGATTCGATTTGCCGGCGCTGAAGGCATCGTGATGGCGGCAACCATCGGCCTCGCGATCGGCCTCGGTCGTACCCCGCCGCCCCCGCCGCTGTCGATTCCCTCGATTCCCGAGGTCGAACTCGGTTACAACCTTCCGGACCCGCCGTCGTTCATGGCCTTCGTGACGGACTGGCGATTCGACCTCATGTTCGGCACCGCCGCCGTTGCTGCGGCGATTCTGTACGGCATCGGCCTTCGCAAGCTGGCCAAGCGTGGGGATTCCTGGCCTGTCGGCCGAACCATCGCCTGGATGAGCGGTTGTGCGGTGCTCCTGATCGCCACGTCGTCGGGCGTCGGCAAATACGCACCGGCAGTCTTCAGCGTTCACATGGGTGCGCACATGGCGCTGTCGATGTTGGGACCAGTCCTGCTGGTTCTGGGTGCGCCGATCACTTTGGCTCTGCGGGCCCTGGATCCGGCAGGCAAGGACGGCGTGCCCGGCATTCGCGAGTGGATTCTGACCGCTCTGCACAGCCCGTTCTCGCGATTCATCACCCACCCGATCGTGGCTGCAGTTCTCTTTGTCGGCGGTTTCTACGCGCTGTATCTCGGCGGAATCTACGGTGCGACGGTCGACTCGCACAGCGCTCACCTGCTGATGAACCTGCACTTCATCCTCAGCGGCTATCTCTTCTACTGGGTGGCGATCGGAATCGACCCGTCACCACGTCAATTGCAGCCAGTGACCAAGCTGGCAATGGTCTTCGGCTCACTTCCGTTCCACGCCTTCTTCGGCGTGGCATTGATGAGCACCACCGCCGTCATGGGCGGCGCGTACTTCCGTTCGCTCGGCCTCGGGTGGAACAACGACCTGATCGGCGATCAGCAGCTGGGCGGCAGCATCGCGTGGGCGACCGGCGAGATCCCGCTCATGGTGGTCATGCTCGCGCTACTGGTTCAGTGGTCGCGCAGCGATGGCAGGACAGCGCGCCGAACTGACCGTGCGGCCGAGCGTGACCACGACGCCGACCTCGCTGCTCACAACGCCATGTTCGCCGAATTGGCCAGGCGGGACCGCGAGGGGTGGAAACCGCGTGAGGCTGCTGACGCGGAGACTGCAAGCGAGGACTCTGCGGACGAGACACCCAGCGAGAAGAAATCCGACGAATCCTCCACTAGCACCTAG